The Chloroflexota bacterium genomic sequence ATCCTTGCCACTTACAAAAATATCAATCGTTGTGCTATCACGGGCAACTGCCGAAACACCCCCGCTGGTATCGATTGTGAAATAGGGAAAGCCTAAACTAACCCAATTGCCCCAACCAAGACCGCTTTGCCATGAATGTTGCCAAACTTGTTTATCATCGCCCACCACAAAGCAATCGATCCGCTCAGTGGTAGGCGAGGCACAACTAATCGATCCTCTGCTAGCGATATCTAAATCTTGTGGGCTGGCTGTGCTGGGGGTAATTGGCTGAGCGAACAATAAACCAACCAATGCAGCCCCAATCAACGACCATTTCTTCAAACCCATAATGTTCCTCCTGTAACCGCTATCAATCTGTATAGTGGTAAGACTAGTCGATTGGGTATTGACACAATATGACAAAAATTGTCAAATAGCGGTAATTCCAGCAAGATTCAGGAGTGGTGATGAAAACACAGCGGTTAGAGGCGTTTAGTGATGGGGTGCTCGCGATTATTTTGACGATTATGGTATTGGAGTTGAAAATTCCCCATGGGGATAGCTGGGCTGATATTCAGCCATTAGTGCCAGTCTTGCTATCGTATATTTTGAGTTTTGTCTATATTGGGATCTATTGGAACAATCATCATCATATGTTGCATGTGACCAACCAGTCTAATGGGGCGATACTTTGGGCTAATTTGCACTTGTTGTTTTGGCTCTCACTTGTGCCATTTACGACTGGCTGGATGGGCGAAAACCACTTTGCCACGATTCCTACCGCCGCCTATGGGATTGTGATGTTGGGTGCAGGGGTTGCCTATTGGGTCCTACAACTCACGATTATTCGTAGTCAAGGCGCAAATTCTCCGTTGGCGAAATTGATTGGGCGTGATCTTAAAGGTAAACTCTCGCCCTTGCTCTACGCTGTAGCAATTGGTTGTGCCTTTATTCATCCAGCCTTGGCGGGCTTTTTCTATGTGGCGGTCGCAATTATGTGGCTCTTGCCTGATCGCCGAATCGAATTGCATCTGAATGAGCTTGAAGATTAATATTGCTGCCTCTCTCGACTCTCAACGAGTAGGCTAGCTGGCAGTTTGGCTGCGCAACAACAATGGCTCCATTTGCATCAAGCTAATTAAGCTTGCTTGCAATGGCTCAAGCTGTTGGTTGAGTTCATTCAGGCCTTGCGAACCACCGCCCATGCTATATTTGCGTGGGCGTTGCTCGCTGGGCATTGCCAAAATTTCATTGATTTTATTGCCAACGTCAACTGGATTATCAGCATACTCAAGCCCAGCCACAATGCCGGTGCTGATGCCTTGAGCAAATTGACCAGCCAAGCCATAGGCGGCATTCAGGCTTTGGTCGGCGGCAACCTGAATATTTGTGCCAAACTTGGTTGCATAGCCACCCAGTTGCAAAATTACGCTATCGATCCCCAGCGAGGTCAATTCGTAAAACATGCTTTGGGCCATAATTTCTTCGGCAGCTTTGCTGGCTCCATAGGCGGCCAAAAACGGCACAACGATTTGGGTACTGGTACTAGAAATCGTGATCAACAGGCCTGCTTGCTGTTGGCGCATTAATGGCAAAACAGCTTTGGTAACCCGCAATGCCCCAAACACATTGATATCAAACAATTGCTGAACTTGCTCGATGCTACAGGCCTCAGTTAAGCCCGCCAAGCCAGCGCCCGCGTTATTGATCAAACAATCGAGGCGGCCTGCTTTGGCTTGAATGGTGGCAATTGCCTGATCGACTGAGGCTTGATTGACTACATCAAGCTCGATTGGCTCGATGTTTAATCCATGTTGGCTGGCAAAATCGCGTAATTCTTGGGCGGCTTGGGCATTTTTGCCAGCAATCCCGCGCATTGAGGCAAATACCGTGTGGCCATGCTCGGCCAAAGTTTCGACGATTGCCCGACCCAAACCGCTGCTGCTTCCAGTTACCAAAATTGTTTGAGCGTGTGCCATGGAAATCCTTTCTACTCAACACAAACTAGCTATATAGATTAATTATATGGTGTAGTAGAGAGGGCCAGCAGGCCTGAAAATCTGACACTTAATTAGGTTTGGCCCAAATTGGCGTTGGCAATAATTTAAGTTGTTGCAGGAGGCCTAGCTGATCAAGGTTGAAGATTGCCTCGACGATTTTGCCTTCCACAAAACGATGAATCAAGATCAACATAACGCTGACTTGGCGCTGGGTTGGCGCAAATTTCCAGAGTTGACCGGTATGCGTACCATTAAAGAGCACCAAATTAACTACGCCATCAGCCTCAGCGATTTGGTCAATTAAGCTTAGATTTAAATCGCTAAATGCGCTGCGTACTTCATTGACATGCCGTTCAACACCCTTAAATCCATTATAACCAAGCGGCTTCTGCACATATTGCGGGTGAAAAATCTGCTCGATCTGCTCAAATTGAGCCTGATTATAGATTTGATTAATGACGATTGCCGATAATTGTTTGTATTGCTCGATCATGGTAAACATCCTTTTGGTATGCGATTAAGCCTTTGGTGTTTCATACGCCTAGCGCTTGGCTAGGACTTATAGACCTTGACAAGGACATTGGTCGATCTAATAATGACATTTACACAGCCCGTATCTAGATTATATTGCGCTTAGTGCTTTTTTGTTCATGGAGGTTGCCCATGGTTAAGCTTCTGTCTCGCCGAGGAGTTAGGATGCGCCGGTTAAGCTATCTCAGTGTGCTCATGCTGGTGCTATTGGCTGCTTGTAGCACGAGCCAAGCAACCCCCACCCCTGCCCCTAAGGATTCGGTCAAGCTTCAGTTGAACTGGGTTTTTGATTATTCGTCGTCGGGCTTTTTTGCTGCTGAAAAGAATGGCCGCTTTGGCGAGCAGAATTTGAATGTCGAGTTGATTGCAGGCGGTTTCGATGCCAACGGCTATATTGATGGGACTGAAAAAGTCAGTAGCGGAGCCGCCGATTTTGGAGTAGCTAGCGCCGATAGTGTGATTCAAGCTCGCGCCAATGGTAAGCCCGTAGTTGGGATCGCCGTGCTAACCCAAAATAGCCCATTGGCGATTCTTTCGTTACCTGGCGCTAATATTCGCACGCCGCAAGATTTGGTTGGTAAAAAAGTGCTGGCCTCGGAAGGCGGGGCTACCCAGCTTTACAATACACTGCTTTCGGCTCAAGGTATCGATTTGGAAAGCGCTAAGCCTTTACCGCGCTTTGATTCAGGCATCGATCAGTTGATTGATGGCGAGATTGATGCGTTGGTGGCTTGGAATATCAACGAAGCGATTGAACTAAGTGAGCGGGGTTACCCACCTTCAATTATGTTGATGAGTGATTACGGCATCAATAGCTATGAATTGGTGCTGATTACTACCGAAAAAATGGCGACTGAAAACCCCGATTTGGTCACGCGTTTCCTCAAAGCTACCTTCAAAGGCTGGAATGACGTAATTGCTAACCCAAGCCAAGCGGTTGATTATGTGGTGACCTACGATGTTAAGCTCAATCGCGATGCCCAACTGCGGCGCTTAACTGAAATGCTCAAGTTGATCAAGCCTGCAAACACCAAAATTGGCGATATGCGACCCGATCTTTGGTCGTTTACTCACCAAATGTTGCAAACCCAGGGCGCACTCAAAGAGCCAATTGAGTTGGGTCGGGCCTATTCAACCTTGTTCTTAGATGTTATTCCTGACCGCTAGACCCGCATCGAACCAAAACCCCCGATCCATTTAGTGTGGATCGGGGGTTTTGGTATGTGGTCATTGGTTCTAGGCTTGATTTAATGTTGCTCGGACTGCTGCTTGCAGATTGGCCATGGTCGTAACTGAATCAAGGTTGATGCCGCTCTGAATCAAATCTTGGGCAAAATCGGCACTTACTCCAACCAGCATTGCTTTTGAACCAAGCAAGCGCAAGGCATCAAGGCTGCGGACAAAGGTCGCTGAATCTTCCAAAACCTCAAGTCCTGTCACATCGAGAATGACAGTATGAATCCGTAGACGCTCAGCAGTACGCAACATGGCTTGTTGCAATTGCTCGATTCGCTCGGTATTCAGGCTGCCAGTAATTGGTACAACCACCACGCCTTGCGCCACTGGAATAATTGGCGCGGTCAGTTTGGCCACCGTACTATTGGCTAGTTTGAGTTGATCAAGGGTTTGTTGCAACGATTCGCGCTCTTGTTCTAGCTCGTGGGTGCGCTGCTGCACGGTTTGCTCAAGATTTTGATTGACTTGTTGGAGACTTTGTTGGGCGGCTTGCACTTTACTAGCCATTTGATTGAAGGCACGAGCCAAAAATCCTAGCTCATCTTTGCTTTGCTCAGGCAACTGTACAAACTGATTTGACTCAGCTAAAGCTTGGGTATTTTGCACCAACGCCACGATTGGCTGACTCAGCCGATTGCTGATTAACCAAGTCGCTAGCAAGGTAATAATCGTTAGTGCTGCCAAAAACCATAATAGATTGCCAACAATCCGACCTGAACTCGTTTCGATTGTGGCGGTGACTGCTTGGGCCTCACTAGTGATCTCGGTTTTGGGCGCAACCACCACAATATGCCAATTGATCGAGGTAAGTGCAGCGTTGGCTACAACCAAATCTTGGTTGTTTGCTTGGAGCGTTTGAATGCCGCTTTGGTTATTCTGCATCCGTTCAAGCACACTGGCTAATACTGGGGCAGTGGTGGGGTTCATCTGGAGTTCGAGGGTTTGGCTTGGGCTAAGGGTTTGCGAGCTAGGAATATTCAAAAATGTTTGGAGCGCAATTTGGGGCGCAGCAATTACATCGCCATGTTGATCGAGCACAAAAGCATAGCTACCTGGGGTGGGTTTAATCGTTTCAAGTTGTTTCAAAAATTCATTCAAAGTAATGTCGATGCCAATAAAGCCACGAAATTGATCGCCTTGGTAAATTGGCGAACTGACGGTTGTTAGTAAGCCTTTGCCCAATTCATCCGAGTAAATATCTGTCCAAACCGTTTTACGTTCAGGGTTGCGGGTTGCCGCCACAATCGTATAAAAATTTTCGTTGGGCACATCGAAATCAGGCGGCACAATATCTTGCAAATTCGAAACCGGATAATAGCGGGTCATGCCTTCGTTACTAACATAATAAATTGCTAGCGCATCGCCTAAATTGGCCAAAACCCCAGGGAAAATCGCGTCGAGAATCTGCGAATCGCGTAGGTTTTGGCGCAGTAACGCGCTATCAGGAGTATTGGCAAAAATCACTAAATCGCTCTTGCGGTTGGGGTTGGCATCAAAACGATTGTTGGCAGGGCCAGTCGTGAGTTGGCTCAATGGGTCAGTTAAGCT encodes the following:
- a CDS encoding TMEM175 family protein, which gives rise to MKTQRLEAFSDGVLAIILTIMVLELKIPHGDSWADIQPLVPVLLSYILSFVYIGIYWNNHHHMLHVTNQSNGAILWANLHLLFWLSLVPFTTGWMGENHFATIPTAAYGIVMLGAGVAYWVLQLTIIRSQGANSPLAKLIGRDLKGKLSPLLYAVAIGCAFIHPALAGFFYVAVAIMWLLPDRRIELHLNELED
- a CDS encoding SDR family oxidoreductase, with the translated sequence MAHAQTILVTGSSSGLGRAIVETLAEHGHTVFASMRGIAGKNAQAAQELRDFASQHGLNIEPIELDVVNQASVDQAIATIQAKAGRLDCLINNAGAGLAGLTEACSIEQVQQLFDINVFGALRVTKAVLPLMRQQQAGLLITISSTSTQIVVPFLAAYGASKAAEEIMAQSMFYELTSLGIDSVILQLGGYATKFGTNIQVAADQSLNAAYGLAGQFAQGISTGIVAGLEYADNPVDVGNKINEILAMPSEQRPRKYSMGGGSQGLNELNQQLEPLQASLISLMQMEPLLLRSQTAS
- a CDS encoding ester cyclase, translating into MIEQYKQLSAIVINQIYNQAQFEQIEQIFHPQYVQKPLGYNGFKGVERHVNEVRSAFSDLNLSLIDQIAEADGVVNLVLFNGTHTGQLWKFAPTQRQVSVMLILIHRFVEGKIVEAIFNLDQLGLLQQLKLLPTPIWAKPN
- a CDS encoding ABC transporter substrate-binding protein, encoding MRRLSYLSVLMLVLLAACSTSQATPTPAPKDSVKLQLNWVFDYSSSGFFAAEKNGRFGEQNLNVELIAGGFDANGYIDGTEKVSSGAADFGVASADSVIQARANGKPVVGIAVLTQNSPLAILSLPGANIRTPQDLVGKKVLASEGGATQLYNTLLSAQGIDLESAKPLPRFDSGIDQLIDGEIDALVAWNINEAIELSERGYPPSIMLMSDYGINSYELVLITTEKMATENPDLVTRFLKATFKGWNDVIANPSQAVDYVVTYDVKLNRDAQLRRLTEMLKLIKPANTKIGDMRPDLWSFTHQMLQTQGALKEPIELGRAYSTLFLDVIPDR
- a CDS encoding HAMP domain-containing protein; the encoded protein is MHIPILSRISTKITLASAFLLFATILLVVVGLLRGFAQTRTDVTTASQHGLQNQGQVALFDLTQVEAKLLNANLEQAASTTRHLVSLFNSLDQVPSLSLTDPLSQLTTGPANNRFDANPNRKSDLVIFANTPDSALLRQNLRDSQILDAIFPGVLANLGDALAIYYVSNEGMTRYYPVSNLQDIVPPDFDVPNENFYTIVAATRNPERKTVWTDIYSDELGKGLLTTVSSPIYQGDQFRGFIGIDITLNEFLKQLETIKPTPGSYAFVLDQHGDVIAAPQIALQTFLNIPSSQTLSPSQTLELQMNPTTAPVLASVLERMQNNQSGIQTLQANNQDLVVANAALTSINWHIVVVAPKTEITSEAQAVTATIETSSGRIVGNLLWFLAALTIITLLATWLISNRLSQPIVALVQNTQALAESNQFVQLPEQSKDELGFLARAFNQMASKVQAAQQSLQQVNQNLEQTVQQRTHELEQERESLQQTLDQLKLANSTVAKLTAPIIPVAQGVVVVPITGSLNTERIEQLQQAMLRTAERLRIHTVILDVTGLEVLEDSATFVRSLDALRLLGSKAMLVGVSADFAQDLIQSGINLDSVTTMANLQAAVRATLNQA